Sequence from the Jatrophihabitans sp. genome:
TGTCGCGGGCGACCACCACGTTCGGGGCATCGAGCTTCTTGGCGATCAGGTCGATGATCCGCAGGTTGGCCTGGTGCGGAACGAAACCGGCCAGCTGGGCCGGCTCCAGCCCGGCGGCGGCGCAGGCCTGCAGCCCGACGTCTCCCATCTTCGACGTGGCCCAGCGGAACACCGACTGGCCCTCCTGCCGCAGGGTGGCCGATTCGGCGTCGGTGGTGATCGCGCCGGCGCTGTCGCCGTCCGAGCCCCAGACCACCGGCCCGATGCCCACCGAGTCGCTGGCGGTCACCACCGCGGCGCCGGCCCCGTCGGCGAAGATGATCCCGGTGCCCCGGTCCAGCAGGTCGACGTAGTCGGTCAGCTTCTCCGAGCCGACCACCAGCACGTTGCGGGCGTGGCCCGCGGTCACCGCGTTGGAGGCCGCGCTCAAGGCGTAGACGAAGCCGGCACAGGCGGCGTTGAGGTCATAGGCGCCGGGGGAGTTGATGCCCAGCCGGCTGGCGAGCTCGGCGGCGCCGCCGGGCACCTGCTGCTTGCCGGTGCAGGTGGCCAGGATCACCAGGTCGACGTCGGTCGCCGAGATGCCGGAGTTCGCCATCGCCTTGCTGGCCGCGGCCACCCCCATGTCCAGCATCGTCTCGTCCATCGCGAACCGGCGCTCAGCGATCCCCACCCGGCTCTGGACCCACTCGTCGTTGGTGTCGACGCCGAGCGCGACCAGGTCGTCATTGGTCAGGACGGTCGGCGGCTGGTAGTGGCCCAGGCCGGCTACCCGGCTGCCCTGTGACCGGGGCGAGTTGGTGAGCGTGACGTTCATCAGGACATCCCCGTGGCGAGTTGGGCGACCGATGGGCCGCTGAGTGAGGTGGCTGCCTGCGGGTCCTGCTCGGGTGCTGAGTGCTCGGCGAGCAGGCGCTGCGCCTTGTCGAGGTCTTCGGGGGTCTTCACGGCGACCAGTTGGACGTCCGGCAGCTCGCGCCGGGCGATCCCGGTCAGGGTGCCGGCCGGTGCGAGCTCCACGGTGCCGGTGACGCCGAGGTTGCGCAGGGTGTCCAGGCACAGGTCCCACCGGACCGGCCGGGTGACCTGGCTGACCAGCCGGGCCAGCACGGTGGATCCGTCGCTGACCGCGGCGCCGTCGGCGTTGGACAGCAGGATCTGGTTCGGATCGCCGGGCGTCAGCTGCGCCGCGACGGTCCGCAGGTTCTGCTCGGCCGAACTCATGTAGTGGGTGTGAAAGGCGCCGGCGACCTGTAACGGGCGGATCCGGACCCGCGCCGGAGGGTTCTCGGTGAGAGTGGCGATCGCCTCGACCGATCCGGCGGCCACGATCTGACCCGTTCCGTTCCGGTTGGCCGCCGTCAGGCCGGCGGCGAGGATGGCGGCCAGCACCTCGTCGGTGTCGCCGCCGAGAACGGCGACCATCGAGGTCGGGGTGGCCGCGCAGGCCGCGGCCATCTCGGCTCCGCGGCGAGTCGCGAACGAGATCGCCTGTTCCGGCGTCAGCGCGCCGGCGATGGCGGCGGCGGTGACCTCGCCGATGCTGTGACCAGCCAACGCGATGTTGTGGGTGAGAGTGCCCAGCGGAAGCTGGCCGGCCGTGATCAGACCCATGGCCACGATCAGCGGTTGGGTGACGGCTGAATCCCTGATCTCGTCGGCGTCCGCGGTGGTGCCGAGCCTGGCCAGGTCCAGGCCGGAGAGCTCGGAGAAGGTCGCGACCTGCTCTGCCACTCCGTCCAACTCGAGCCAGGGCGCGAGCATGCCGGGAGTCTGAGCTCCCTGCCCGGGAGCGAGTACGGCAATCACACCCTTTACGGTGCCCTGTCTGCAGTACTTACGGCGAGCACGGCTCGCACAGTGTTCATGCCGCTATTTTAGAGGTTCACTACAACTGACGACATTCCCGACGTCCATGTAAGCGGTTGCAATGCAAGGATTCCGCCAATGGCGGGGCAGTCTAATGCGAGTTGGACTGGCCGTTCTGGGGGCCAGTCGAACGGGCCGGGCCGTAGCCGCTGAGCCGGCCCAACACCAGCGCGAGCTGGATGGTGAAGGCTCCCCGGGCGTCGGTCGGCGCGTGCCCGCACAGCTCGGCGGCGCGGCGCAACCGGTAGCGCACCGTGTTGGTGTGCACGAACAGCGCCCGGGCAGTGGCTTCCAGCGCCCGGCCGCCGTCGAGGTAACCGACCACGGTGTCGAGCAGCACATCTCCGGCCTCGACCAGCGGCTGGTAGACCGATTCGATGAGCTCGTGGCGGGCCCCGAGGTCACCGGCGATGGTCCGCTCGGGCAGCAGGTCATCAGCCGACACCGGGCGCGGCGCTCCGGGCCAACCGGCCACCGCGCGCAGCCCGCTCAGCGCCGTCGCGGTCACCTCGGCCGCGCCTTCGATCCGCGGCGCCGAACCACCCACCACCACGGGCGCGTCGCCGAATTCCTGCAGCACCGTCCTGGCCGCGTCGAGCGGGTCGGTGATGCCGCCCAGGACGACCACCAGCCGGCCGCCGTGCACTCCGGCCAGCACGTCGAAGCCGGCCCGGCGAGCTGCCCGGTGCACCGAGTCCAGCGCCTCGGTGGGGTCCAGGTCGATCCGTGCCGAACCCACCACGGTGGTCACCGCGCCCTCGGCCCGCCAGCCCAGCGCGGCCAGCTGGCTGACCGGTGACCCCTCCTCGGTGGAGCCGACCCCCCGTACCAGGCCGTCGATCACCAGCGCCTCGAGCCGGGCATCCCACCGGCCCCGGGTCTCGGCCGCACCGGCATAGACCCGGGCCGCGGCGAAGGCGATCTCGCGGGAGAACCGCAGCATGGCGTCGGCGACGTCCTGCTCCTCGCCCGGACCGGCCAGGGACGGGACGGCCTCCTCGACCACGGCGATGGTCTGGCGCACCAGCTCGACGGTCTGCTGCAACGACACCCGGCGGGCCAGCTCACGGGGTGCGGTGCTGAACACCTCACCGGTCAGCCGGACCGCCTCATTCGGCGAGCGCAGCCATTCCACGAAGGAGCCGATGCCGGCCTGCGCCACCAGCGTGACCCAGGACCGCTGGTCGGCGGGCAACCTGCGAAACCAGGCCAGCTGCTCGTCCATCCGGGCCAGGCTGCGGGTGGCCAGCGCGCCGGAGGACTGCTCGATCCGGCTGATCGTCGCCTCGCTCAGGGTGCCGCCCACGCGCCGAGCCTAGTGTGAGTCGGGTGGGCCGGTATGAGATACGACGCGGCGTGGATCGGGCGCGCACCCGCACCGAGTGGCTGGATTCCCGGCACTCGTTGGCGTTCGGTTCGCACTATGACCCGGACGACACCCACTTCGGGTTGCTGCTGGCCCACAACGAGGACCTGGTGCAGCCCGGCCCGGGTTATCCCGAGCACGTCCACCGCGACGTCGAGATTCTCACCTGGGTGCTTGCCGGGTCGCTGAGGCACCACGATCTGGCAGGGGACTCCACGCTGATCCACGCCGGGCAGCTGCACCACATCAGCGCCGGCAGCGGCATCCGGCACACCGAGTCCAGCGCGCGGGAGGACCGGCCGGTGCACCTGGTGCAGATGTGGCTCAGCCCGGACGAGTTCGGGCTGGCGCCGAGCCACCGGGCCTTGCGGGTGGGTGATCGGCTGGACTCCGGCGAGCTGGTGGTCCTCGCCTCCGGCCTGGCCGAGCCCGGAGATCAGGACGTGCTGCGGATCCGGCAACGCGACGCCGCGCTGTCGGTCGCCCGGCTGCCGGCCGGCGCGACGCTGACGCTGCCGGCAGCGCCCTTCCTCCACGCGTTCCTGGCCGCGGGCTCGGTAACGGTTCAGGCCGCGACCGGCGGCGGCCTGGCTGGCGGCGAGGTGGGCGGCGGCCAGGCGCTGGTGGCCGGTGACGCGCTGCGGATCACCGGCGGCGGCGGTGAGCGGGTGTCGGCGGACCAGCCGGCCGAGTTGCTGGTCTGGCAGCTGCGCTAGCGACACACCTCAGCCCTGGCCGCCTGGCCGGGATTGCCCGCCTGATTCGTTAACGTGCGGGTCATGCCGAGTTCGACCGCGTACCAGGGCCGACCGGCGGCCGCGGAGTTCTTCGCGGGCATCGGCCTGGTGCGACTGGGCCTGGAAGCCGCCGGCTTCGACGTCGTCTGGTCCAACGACATCGAGCCGGCCAAGCAGAGCATGTATCACGGGCATTTCCAGGACCCGGCGCCGAGGCACGAATTCCATCTCGGTGACATCGGCGAGGTCTCGGGCGCCTCGCTGCCACCGGACCTGGCCCTGGCCTGGGGTTCCTTCCCGTGTACGGACCTGTCGCTGGCAGGCTCTAGGCGCGGCCTGGCCGGCAAGGCCTCCGGCGCCTTCTGGCATTTCACCCGGGTGCTGGCGGAGCTGGGTGATCGCAGGCCACCGGTCGTCGCGCTGGAGAACGTCGTCGGGCTCGCCACGAGTTCTGGCGGCGCGGACCTGGCGGCTGCGGTCGGGGAGCTGAACCGGCTTGGCTACTCCGTGGACGTCCTGACCCTGGACGCTCGGCGGTTCGTTCCGCAATCGCGGCCCCGGCTGTTCCTGGTGGGGGCGCTGGACCCGCCTGCCGATCCGTACCCGGCTGCTGATTCACCGGTCGCCGATTCGCCGGTCGCCGACAGCGAGCTTCGGCCTGCCTGGCTGCGGGCGGTGTTCTCAGACCCCGCGCTGCGCACCCACCAGGCGGCGCTGCCGGCTCCGCCACCGCCGCTGACGGCCGGCCTGGGCAAGCAGGTCGAGTTCTTCGACCCGGCCGGTGAGCAGTGGTGGTCGGCCGAGCGCACCGCCGCGTTCGTCGGGTCGCTGAGCGGGCTGCAGCTGCGCCGGCTGCACGTTCTGAGAGATCTGGACCGCTACTCCCACCGCACCGCCTACCGGCGGACCCGGCACGGGACGGCGGTGTGGGAGATCCGTCCGGACGACGTCTCGGGGTGCCTACGGACAGCCCGCGGCGGCTCGTCCAAGCAGGCCGTCGTGCAGGCCGGCCGCGGCGAGGTGCGGGCCCGATGGATGACCCCGCGCGAGTATGCGCGGCTGATGGGAGCGCCCCATTACCGCCTCGACGGGCTTCGCCGGAACCAGGCCCTGTTCGGGTTCGGCGACGCGGTGTGCGTTCCGGTGGTCAGCTGGCTGGCCGAGCACTACCTGATGCCGCTGGTGCGGGGCGGCTTGCGGCCTCTGACGCTTGCGGCGCGGGGGAACGGGCAGGCGCTGTGAGCCGGTGAGCGTTGCCGGCTCCGTGAGCGGGAGCCGGGTAGCGGCTCGGGCGGTCGTATCGTGGGGGCGTGGCTGAGGAGTCCTGGGCATCGACACCGGCGGTGCGTAGCTCGATGCAGTCCAACAAGAGCAGGGACACCAAGCCGGAGCTGGCTGTCCGGCGGGCCATCCACGCGCTGGGCCTGCGCTACCGGGTCTGTGAGCGGCCGCTACCCGCGGTCCGCCGGACGGTGGACGTGGTGTTCCGGCGGGATCAGGTGGCGGTCGAGATCCGAGGGTGCTTCTGGCACGGGTGTGCCGAGCACTACCGCGGCCCGTCCACCAACGGCAGTTACTGGGCCGAGAAAGTGGCTCGCAACATCGCCCGCGACGCAGACACCGAGCGGCGGCTGGCCGAGGCCGGCTGGACCCTGCTGGTGGTCTGGGAGCACGAGGATCCGCAGTCGGCGGCCCTGCGGGTGCGCGACGTCCTCAACTTGACCCGGCGCAGTTAGGGCTCGACTTGCCATCATCGGGGAACCGGTTCGTGATCCGTATGTAGTAACCACTGGGATCGGTCAGCCGGAAGTCTGTGAGACCCCACGGACGTTCCTGCAGCGCTTCGGCCACAGGCCAGCCCGACGACAGGATCCGGTCGTGCTCGGCCTCGACGTCGTCAACCTCCAGAACCAACTCGACGCCTGTAGGCGGCCTTCTCATGCCCGCCTCTCCGTCAGCGCGCAGAGCGGCGCCGATACGGACCGAATCTCGCTGCAACGCCAGGTAAGGACTTGGCGGCTCCAGCTGGAGACGCATCACCCGGAACCCGAGTACCCGTACGTAAAAGTCTTCAGTGGCGTCCAAGTCGGACGGAAAGATCTCACATCGAAGCTGCATTGCCATTGGGTAGCCCACTCACTCTGTGGCAGTTCGTTCATGATGCTCGCCTGCCGGGCCTTACCGGGTGTGCCCTATTGCCGCTGCGCCGTTGTCGTCACGGGTGCTCGGCCGGCTGCCGCCGGTGGGAGTGCGGAGGTTCGCGAGACTTCGGCGGCCCTGCGCCGGGCAGGGCGCTGCGCTACCGTGACGGCAGCGGCGTTGGCGGCCACCACGATGGCGATGCCGACCCACTCGTGCAGGCCGAGAAGCTGGCCCAGCAGCACCATGCCGGCAAGGCCGGCCAGTACCGGGTGCATGCTCATGAAAACGCCGAACAAGCGCTGCGGCACATAGCGCAGGGCCGTCAGGTCCACGGCATACGGGATGACCGAGGACAGCACGCCCGTTCCCAGCGCGTACAGCAGCGGCATCCCGGTCATCCGGCCCTGCGCCACCAGCACCGCCAGGACGGGCAGGTAGGCCAGCGCCGACAGGCCGGTGGCGACCGCCGGTGCCTGCAGGCCCGGCAGCCGGGTCCCGGCGAGGCGGTTCAGCAGGATGTACACCGCCCAGCACGCCGCGGCCAGCAGCGCCAGGCAGAGCCCGAGGTAGTCGCTGGAGGGCCCTGGCAGCACCAGCACGTAGACCCCGACGCCTGCCCCGGCCGCGGTGAGCAGGTCCAGCCGGGACCGGGAGCCGGCCAGCGCTACCGCCAGCGGTCCGAGGAACTCCAGCGTGACGGCCAGGCCCAGGCCGATCCGGTCGATCGCGGTGTACAGCGACAGGTTCATCACGGCGAAGACCACGGCCAGCAGCAACGCCGGCCACCACTGCGCCCAGCTCATGCGACGCAGCGACGGCCTTGCCACCGGAAGCAGGACGGCCGCGGCGACGAACTGCCGGACGGCCACCACGCCGGCGGGTCCGATGGCCGGAAAGGCGTGCGCGCCGACGCCGGCGCCGACCTGGTTGCCCAGACCGCTGAGGATCAGCATCACCACGCCACTGCGCATCGTCCGGGGCGTCCGAGCTCGGGTCAGCACCAGCCCAGTCTCAGCCGCCGCCATTTACAAGGGAAATGCCTTAATGTCATACAGCGATACGCTGGACGCATGAATGCCGTGGAGGTGCGACACCTGCGAACGCTGGTCGCCGTGGTCGATGAGGGCGGGTTCACCCAGGCCGCGGCGTCACTCGGGGTCTCCCAGGCGGCGGTGAGCCGGACGATCGCCGGGCTGGAGCAGGCGCTGGGTGCCCGGGTGCTGCGCCGCACGACCCGCGAGGTGGCGCTCTCGCCGGTCGGATCGCGAGTGATCGGGCATGCCCGCAGGGTGGTGGAGGAGACCGCGGCGATGGTGCGCGCCGTCTCGGAGGCCGCGGCAGCGGTCCGGGTGGGCTACGCCTGGGCCGCCCTCGGCCGTCACACCACCACCGTGCAGAGGCAGTGGGCGGTCGATCACGCCGGCGCCGAGCTCGTCTTCGTGCAGTCCAACACGCCGACCGCCGGGCTGAGCGAGGGCCTCGTCGATGTCGCCGTGCTGCGCCGATCGGTGACCGATGACCGGTTCGACACGGCCCTCGTCGGGGTGGAGCCGCGCTTTGCCGCGGTGGCGACCGGGCACGCCCTGGCTCGCCGCCGCAACGTCACGCTGCACGACTTCGCCGGCCGCACCGTCGCCGTCGACGGCCGGACCGGGACGACCACCGAGCAGCTCTGGCCGGCGGACGCCGCACCCACGGCCACCCGCAGTGTGGACGGCGTCGACGAGTGGCTCACCGTCATCGCGGCCGGCCAGGCGGTCGGCATGACCTCCGAGGCGACCGCGCGCCAGCATCCGCGCCCGGGCGTCATCTATCGCCCCGTCCGCGACGCGCAGCCGGTGGCCGTTCGGCTGGCCTGGTGGCGCGACAGCCCGCCGCCCGCCCTGTCGGACCTGCTGCAGCTGGTGTGCCGGGCCTATGGCTGAACAGCGTTTGATGTGCGCCACTCGGCTGCCCTTGCCGGCCATCCCGACCTACCGTGGTCAGGTGCAGGACGCCGACTTCGAGAAGCTGGTCAAGCTCGCCCACTCGGGCGGCATCGTGGTCCTGAGTGGGGCCGGGCTGTCCACCGAGTCCGGAATCCCGGACTACCGGGGGCCGACCGGGCGGCTGCACCCGGCCACCCCGATGACGTTCCAGGAGTTCACCGGCAGTCCCGCCGCCCGGCAACGGTACTGGGCACGCAGCCACCGGGGCTGGCAACGGATCCAGCACGCCCGGCCCAACGCGGGACACCAGGCGGTGGCCCGGCTGCAGCGCGCCGGCCTGCTGAGCGGCGTCATCACCCAGAACGTGGACGGCCTGCACCAGGCGGGCGGCGCCCGTGAGGTGATCGAGCTGCACGGCGGCCTGGACCGGGTGATCTGCCTGAGCTGCCGGACGCTCAGTGACCGGGACGAGCTGGACGAGCGGCTGTCTGCCGCCAACCCGCGGGCCCGCGACGTCCAGAGCACCGGGCCGGTGAAGCCGGACGGCGACGTCGAGCTCGCCGAGCCCGA
This genomic interval carries:
- a CDS encoding very short patch repair endonuclease — its product is MAEESWASTPAVRSSMQSNKSRDTKPELAVRRAIHALGLRYRVCERPLPAVRRTVDVVFRRDQVAVEIRGCFWHGCAEHYRGPSTNGSYWAEKVARNIARDADTERRLAEAGWTLLVVWEHEDPQSAALRVRDVLNLTRRS
- a CDS encoding DNA cytosine methyltransferase, producing MPSSTAYQGRPAAAEFFAGIGLVRLGLEAAGFDVVWSNDIEPAKQSMYHGHFQDPAPRHEFHLGDIGEVSGASLPPDLALAWGSFPCTDLSLAGSRRGLAGKASGAFWHFTRVLAELGDRRPPVVALENVVGLATSSGGADLAAAVGELNRLGYSVDVLTLDARRFVPQSRPRLFLVGALDPPADPYPAADSPVADSPVADSELRPAWLRAVFSDPALRTHQAALPAPPPPLTAGLGKQVEFFDPAGEQWWSAERTAAFVGSLSGLQLRRLHVLRDLDRYSHRTAYRRTRHGTAVWEIRPDDVSGCLRTARGGSSKQAVVQAGRGEVRARWMTPREYARLMGAPHYRLDGLRRNQALFGFGDAVCVPVVSWLAEHYLMPLVRGGLRPLTLAARGNGQAL
- a CDS encoding LysR family transcriptional regulator — its product is MNAVEVRHLRTLVAVVDEGGFTQAAASLGVSQAAVSRTIAGLEQALGARVLRRTTREVALSPVGSRVIGHARRVVEETAAMVRAVSEAAAAVRVGYAWAALGRHTTTVQRQWAVDHAGAELVFVQSNTPTAGLSEGLVDVAVLRRSVTDDRFDTALVGVEPRFAAVATGHALARRRNVTLHDFAGRTVAVDGRTGTTTEQLWPADAAPTATRSVDGVDEWLTVIAAGQAVGMTSEATARQHPRPGVIYRPVRDAQPVAVRLAWWRDSPPPALSDLLQLVCRAYG
- a CDS encoding EamA family transporter, whose amino-acid sequence is MLTRARTPRTMRSGVVMLILSGLGNQVGAGVGAHAFPAIGPAGVVAVRQFVAAAVLLPVARPSLRRMSWAQWWPALLLAVVFAVMNLSLYTAIDRIGLGLAVTLEFLGPLAVALAGSRSRLDLLTAAGAGVGVYVLVLPGPSSDYLGLCLALLAAACWAVYILLNRLAGTRLPGLQAPAVATGLSALAYLPVLAVLVAQGRMTGMPLLYALGTGVLSSVIPYAVDLTALRYVPQRLFGVFMSMHPVLAGLAGMVLLGQLLGLHEWVGIAIVVAANAAAVTVAQRPARRRAAEVSRTSALPPAAAGRAPVTTTAQRQ
- a CDS encoding helix-turn-helix domain-containing protein; this encodes MGGTLSEATISRIEQSSGALATRSLARMDEQLAWFRRLPADQRSWVTLVAQAGIGSFVEWLRSPNEAVRLTGEVFSTAPRELARRVSLQQTVELVRQTIAVVEEAVPSLAGPGEEQDVADAMLRFSREIAFAAARVYAGAAETRGRWDARLEALVIDGLVRGVGSTEEGSPVSQLAALGWRAEGAVTTVVGSARIDLDPTEALDSVHRAARRAGFDVLAGVHGGRLVVVLGGITDPLDAARTVLQEFGDAPVVVGGSAPRIEGAAEVTATALSGLRAVAGWPGAPRPVSADDLLPERTIAGDLGARHELIESVYQPLVEAGDVLLDTVVGYLDGGRALEATARALFVHTNTVRYRLRRAAELCGHAPTDARGAFTIQLALVLGRLSGYGPARSTGPQNGQSNSH
- a CDS encoding NAD-dependent protein deacetylase; translation: MCATRLPLPAIPTYRGQVQDADFEKLVKLAHSGGIVVLSGAGLSTESGIPDYRGPTGRLHPATPMTFQEFTGSPAARQRYWARSHRGWQRIQHARPNAGHQAVARLQRAGLLSGVITQNVDGLHQAGGAREVIELHGGLDRVICLSCRTLSDRDELDERLSAANPRARDVQSTGPVKPDGDVELAEPEIAEFRLVDCLDCGAGPLKPDVVFFGENVPPERVARCYALVESSRLLLVLGSSLTVASGFRFVRRAAARGIPVAIVNQGVTRGDPLADVLLDRPLGELLPALAAAAIEG
- a CDS encoding ACP S-malonyltransferase codes for the protein MIAVLAPGQGAQTPGMLAPWLELDGVAEQVATFSELSGLDLARLGTTADADEIRDSAVTQPLIVAMGLITAGQLPLGTLTHNIALAGHSIGEVTAAAIAGALTPEQAISFATRRGAEMAAACAATPTSMVAVLGGDTDEVLAAILAAGLTAANRNGTGQIVAAGSVEAIATLTENPPARVRIRPLQVAGAFHTHYMSSAEQNLRTVAAQLTPGDPNQILLSNADGAAVSDGSTVLARLVSQVTRPVRWDLCLDTLRNLGVTGTVELAPAGTLTGIARRELPDVQLVAVKTPEDLDKAQRLLAEHSAPEQDPQAATSLSGPSVAQLATGMS
- a CDS encoding pirin family protein, which encodes MGRYEIRRGVDRARTRTEWLDSRHSLAFGSHYDPDDTHFGLLLAHNEDLVQPGPGYPEHVHRDVEILTWVLAGSLRHHDLAGDSTLIHAGQLHHISAGSGIRHTESSAREDRPVHLVQMWLSPDEFGLAPSHRALRVGDRLDSGELVVLASGLAEPGDQDVLRIRQRDAALSVARLPAGATLTLPAAPFLHAFLAAGSVTVQAATGGGLAGGEVGGGQALVAGDALRITGGGGERVSADQPAELLVWQLR
- a CDS encoding beta-ketoacyl-ACP synthase III, with translation MNVTLTNSPRSQGSRVAGLGHYQPPTVLTNDDLVALGVDTNDEWVQSRVGIAERRFAMDETMLDMGVAAASKAMANSGISATDVDLVILATCTGKQQVPGGAAELASRLGINSPGAYDLNAACAGFVYALSAASNAVTAGHARNVLVVGSEKLTDYVDLLDRGTGIIFADGAGAAVVTASDSVGIGPVVWGSDGDSAGAITTDAESATLRQEGQSVFRWATSKMGDVGLQACAAAGLEPAQLAGFVPHQANLRIIDLIAKKLDAPNVVVARDIIHSGNTSSASIPIALSKMLERGEVASGAPVLLVGFGAGLTYAGQVILAP
- a CDS encoding VOC family protein → MAMQLRCEIFPSDLDATEDFYVRVLGFRVMRLQLEPPSPYLALQRDSVRIGAALRADGEAGMRRPPTGVELVLEVDDVEAEHDRILSSGWPVAEALQERPWGLTDFRLTDPSGYYIRITNRFPDDGKSSPNCAGSS